One Sulfurirhabdus autotrophica DNA window includes the following coding sequences:
- a CDS encoding glutaredoxin family protein gives MVNNPMPVLTLFGREDCHLCHEMIAELEEIQPDFLFDIEVVDIDRDANLKEKYGHLVPVLTSNDEEICHYFLDRTALDAYFAKIR, from the coding sequence ATGGTAAATAATCCTATGCCGGTTTTGACCTTGTTTGGACGCGAAGATTGCCATTTGTGTCATGAAATGATTGCTGAATTGGAAGAAATTCAACCGGACTTTTTGTTTGACATAGAAGTTGTTGATATCGATCGTGATGCAAATCTGAAAGAAAAATACGGGCATCTGGTGCCAGTGCTAACCTCGAACGACGAGGAAATATGTCATTATTTCCTCGATCGCACAGCACTTGATGCTTATTTTGCCAAAATCCGCTAA